The Microcebus murinus isolate Inina chromosome 9, M.murinus_Inina_mat1.0, whole genome shotgun sequence nucleotide sequence GTGCCCACTCCCACACGTCCACCACGAGCAGCCCGGTCGCTTGGCGAGGCACTGCCCTCTTCTTAGAAACCACATTTCAGATGTGAGCCCTCTTGGGAGGGACAACCTCTGGAGAGGCTCGTGTCAGTGAGCTCGTGAAGTGGAAGGGGACCAGTGAGACCCTCAGTACCCCTGCCTGGGAAGTCCAGGGGAGGAAACTCCGTCTGTGTCCCACGCTACACTGTCACCGTCAAGGCCCATCCTTGCGCCTGCGTGCACGGCTACCGTGCGAGTTTGGCAGGACAGGGACTGGGAGAACAAGGCCAGGGCGTCAGGGAGGGCacagtgactttcccaaggtgaCATGGCCACAGAACCAGGACCAGCAGTCAGGTCCGTCCTGGATAGGGACAGCCTCCACCACCTCAGCTACCTGTCTGGGGTCAGatcttttcccttcttcttcttcccagtTTTCTTCCCGGGCTTTTTCTGGTGGGAAACAGTGCATGGGTCATTGTTCGCTGCCCCTCGCCCCGCCCGGGGCGCCCGCCCCAGCCAGCTCGGCCCCTCCTCTCGCCTTCGGGGGCTTCAAggacctctcctcctccctgtccacGGCCAGTCGCAGCTTCCTCAGCTCCTGGCGCATCAGCTCATCCACCTGGGGGAGACAGCAGGGGCCGTGGCGGCCTGGGCGGAGGGGTAGTGGGAGAGGCAAGGAGGcaccagggcagggaggagggcagaggctcACAGAAGAGCCCCTGAGCCTGGTGAGGACAGCAGGGATGGCCACCGACACCTGCCACATGTGCCTTTgcattctcctccctccctgcgcCTGTCCACACCCGGTCCTGGTCTGTGTCCCGCTCTCCCCGAGTCTTGCTCTCAACGGTCAACAAGGTGGGGAGAGGCCCCCAAGATGGAGTTCAAGCCCAAGACCCACCCCTTGAGGTCTCTGGGACTGGGAGCAGTCGCAtaacctctcagcctcagtttcccttttgtACCATCACAAAACCCACGGTACCTCCCTCGTGAGTTGTGGGAAAGATGACGTAATTGAATGTCCTACAGCACGTGGCACGAGTGGAGCATGTTGCTAGAGGGCTCCTAAGGACGTGGAGGGGTGCGGATCCCCAGCTTTGCCCCGTTGGACCCCGCACAGAGCCCCTCCCATGCCTTCACGTCCTGCGTCAGGCTCCCCAGGGAGAAGGAGGgtcaggaagctgaggaaggtGGGGACTGACCTAGGGGCAAGCAGAGCTCGGACTGTGTCTGGCAGGCAGCGATGGCTACAGAGGATGAGCTGGCACCCCCGTAGGGGGTGGGGACAAGAAGGAGGCAgccagaggggtggggaggagcctggGGTGGGCTGGCGGGGAAGAGGGTGTCCTGGTGGGGCCTGCAGGGAAGCTCTGACCAGCGCTCACCTGCACCCGGATCTCTTGCTccaccttcttccttttctcctccagaAGGGTCTCAGAGTCAAAGTCCTGATTGGGGTGTGCTCTCTCCTGCCGGTTCTTCCACATGCCTGGCCGCAGAAATGGAGGGATGCGTGAAGGTCAGAGCCCTCGCATGCCAGGGACCTGTCCCCTCCCGGCCCTCGGCAATGCTCCTGCTCAGAACTCAGACGGacgcttgagcccagggcctgTGACCCCCAGGATTCAGACCCAACCCACCACGGCCAGGAACCGCGgcacacctccctctctccctcggCATCATCCCCTCAGCCCACACGCCACACGGCCACGCCATGGTCCACGTGGCGGAGGCCCACTTTCCGCAGGACCCAAGGCCCCAGGACCTCCACAAGGCCCGGCACTCCTCCCCCGCCCGCTCACTTAAGTACTCCTCGTGCCCTGCGGTGATCCCAGGCATGGACTTGGACGGCAGCATCTGCAGCGTCGTATCCGCTTCCTGGAATGGAAACACCGCCCTTTGGCCTGGACCCCTCCCCTGGCGCAGACTCGGCCCtaccgccccaccccaccccgccctgctCCCCGCCCACTGGCTCCTCTGTCCAGGAGGTGTCTTACCCCCCTTTTGGCcttttctgtcttccctttcttcttctgttttctcttttctttttggttcttttctctatccttatttttctcttgctcctTTTTCTTGCTCTCCTGGACTTGCATATCCAACTCCATTCTCACCTGTGACCAACAACGGCGAAAGACCCCTCAGGGGAAAAGACCAAGGACCGCCCAGCCCTAGGTGACTAGAGGGGTCCAGACAGCTGAGCACGCAGAGACTTCGCCGGGTCTACCCGGGAAGGAGCGTGGGATCCCCCGGGCCACGGCCATCTGGAGCCACGAGTCTCTCCAGATGTGTCTCCTCTCCCTGGCCGTGGAAGCCTCCTCCAGCCACAGGTCCCCTGGCCCCTCTGCCCATGCGGTCTCTCTGGCCGCCTCTGCCCCCACTGGGctgacccctcccccacccgctgCCCCTTCAGCTCACACTCCCACTCTCCATAACCCTGGGCTCCCCTACCGCAGGGCacctcctgtccccacctccaggGTACCTGTTCTGGAGTTTTGTCTGCAAAGAGCAGGTAGGATCCGCCTAGAGACTCATCTGGATAATCAGGGAAGTGGCCGGTAAGGGCACTAAGTGGACATAAGACGGTTGGAGGGACGGGTGGGTGGCTGGGCACGCGGACTGGACAGATGGGTGGACAGACGGGGAGAGGAGGGTAGAGGAAGATAAAGAccagggaggtggagggagagagggaaggacagaCTGCAGGGGGCATTCGGAGGCTCTTCCCGTCCCAGCCCCGCATTTCCTCTCCCTTTGTGGGAATGGAAGGCGGGAGTGGAGAAGGTCTCCTACACCAGGGCCCCAGCTTTCAAACCAAGAGCGTCGGCGGTGTGTGGCGAGCGCGGTAGACAGGGGACTGGAGCGCAGAAGGGCAGCGGGGGGCAGGAGCAGCCTTGGGGACCCTGGTGGGAGGAGGGCATGAGGGGTGGAGTTTGGGGTCCACCGAGGTGAGGACACTGACTAGCACTCGATGAACCACTGACGGATCTGCTCCTTCATCTTCTCCTTCATGTCAGGCCCCTCGGTCTCCCTGAGCGAGTTGTGGGCCTTCTCCATGGCCGCCTGGAACTCCCCCTCCTTTTCTATCTGGTGGAGCCTCCGGATATCGTCCCCGACGGAGGCCTGGGTCATGATGACCAGGTGCTCCGCCTGGTTGGCCGGGGGCAGCTGGGGGAGCGGAGGGCGAGGCGGGGGCtcagaggagggggtgggaggaccAGCACctggcccccgcccctccccgcacGCCCGCGGAGCGGCCGGCAGGCTGCACCCGGAGAACCGCGTTTGGGGCTGAAATTCGTCTGTGTAAATTACTCTGGTAATGAGTTTGCTGGATGCATCCGGGcaggccccgcccgcgcccccggccCAGCCTCCCCCGagccccccgcccagcccccgcccGCGCGGCCGCGCTGGCAGCCGCTCTCGCAGCCACTTTCCCGCCTCATTGGCtcccaaatgtattttaaatatcactCTGCGCAGAGACAATTACTGAAAACGCTGAGCTCACACTGTTGATGGGCCCGGGCGGCCAGGCTCATTCCTCACCCACTGCCTGCCGCGCCATGCCCCCCGCCCCACCGAGGCCGACCCCTGCCTCCCCCCCTTGCTGGCACGTCCTGGGGGTCTAGCTCTCCAGACCCCCAACAGTCTCTCACCTCGGCTCCCACAGGGCCCCcgcccttccctcctcctgaaGCCCCCAGCCTCCAGCGAGCCATCCCAGCCCGCCACAACGTCCGCTCACCCTGCGTGTAGCCAGCCCTGGGAAAGCCgccttcctcccagcccccgcccccagcccagcgCCTCCCAGGTCCCACTGCCAGGTAGGCCTCTGCTGGATCTGCCCTGGCAAAGGCCCCGTCCTGGGAGCATGACCCTCCCGAGCTCTGCCATGGCCTTCCTTTCCTAAGACAGGGGGACCAGCTGCATGAGAGCACCCGCAGGGAGCAGAGGACGACAGGAGCAGGGGCCCCTCATGCCACCTGGACACACGCACACACCGGCACACGGgggtccctgcccccaccacccacACTCCCCCGTGTATACACTCACTCACATTGCACAGTCCACACTGTATACACTCACTCACATTGCATAGTCCACACTGTATACACTCACATTGCACAGTCCACACTTAGCCATCCCCCCACACACAGGGCACAGAAGCAAGTCTGGGGCCCCCAGAGCAAATGGGGAGCCTGTGGCCTGCAACACCCCTGCTTGGGGAGTGTGCCCACACTCCAATTTAGCCCTCGTGGTCCCCCAAAGCTAGCAGAGGCTGCAGTGGGTGGGGGGCATGCTCCCCCTGAACCCACCGTGCAGCTCCTCCTTCTAGCCGGGGACAGGGACGTGGGGGCCAGGACGCTCTGCACTATGCGCCTCACCCCGCCCCACATTTGAGATCCTTCCAGGGGCTCTTCAAGAGGGAGGGGTGCAAAAGGACATGGCTTGGTGGCTTTCCTGTGCTTCCGCCTCTTTCTCACCCAGGatctccaccccctccccaggcccgaGTGGAGGTTGGCATGGGCggtgtggggtgggagaggactgtgctctgggggggggggcggcaagaggacaaaggagagggaggggcccTGCACTGGCCAGCCCTGCCTCCAGGCTCACCATGCCAATGAACTCCATCTCTGATTGCCGGTCATGCTGCGTGCGTTTCCTCTGCAGGAAACCTTTCCAcacctgggggcaggggacatgTGGGACACAGATACTCTCCACCGGGCTcaggcccagggaggagcagcAGCCACTCTCTCAGTGAGGGTCTGAGGGTCCCGGCAGGAGGAGGTctagggtgggggtgggcagagtgCTGGGTGCTCAGGTGCACACTGAGCAAGAGCAGGTGGTCCTTCCGCCTCTAGCTCAGAGCTAGACGGCAGGCACCCAAGCCACCTAGCTCTGAGCATGCCCagggattccctccttctcacctCCACCCTCATCTGCTGTATCTTTTGAGGCAAGGATCAGAATTCAAGCACCACTTCCTGCAAGAAGCATTCCCACGCTCCCTCCTCAGAATCCCCAGAGCGGCTGGAATCGATATTTGATTCGATATTTGATTCGATATTTGATATCGATATCAAATCAATATTTGATCACACCCAGGCACATGGCATCAGCGCTGTAGGGACCACGGAGCTCCTCTCGTCATTCCTTCACTTTTGACCCAAAGGAACTGAGGCCAGAGACAGCAAGTGGTCTCTCCCGGACCCAAGAGCCCATCAGTGCAGAGCTGGACTCCTGCCACCTTCAGACCCAAGGACCGCTGAGTGCCGGTGGGCCAGGGCCATCGACACcgggcagagaggggcagggcagcCGGAACTCTCCATTGGCATCACAGCGCCTCCAGGAGCAGGGAGTGGCTCCTGTGCGCTCCTCTTGCCTTTGTCCTCCTGCTCCTGTGACCAGCACGGGACAAACCCACATGACTGAGTCCTCCctatattctttccttttgtgAGTGTGCTGGACAACTCTGAGACCAGAATGCAATACTTCTGTACTCTTGATAATGACTTGCTTTGGCTCTCGGGGCAGGTGGGACTCTACCTCTGGGGCCCACCCTCCTTGGGAGGCCTGCGTCAGCGAGCCCGGTGGTTGAGGACTCCTCCGTCGCTGGACATGGGCGCAGACACCCCAAAGCAGGGCTCCCCCCAGGTGTTCCACGAACTGATGAACCATGCAAAAGTCTATCCCGTTTGGAGAGGATGTCATCTTCACAGacttgttgtttatttgttggtTTGCGTTGGTTTTTGGTGGGAAGAGGTTCTAAGTTTCATCtagtgcagtggtccccaacatttttggcaccaggaactggtttcatggaagacagtttttccacagacggggGGGTAGGGAGAGtggtggagctctgcagccctgTCCCTAACAGGTTACAGACCAGTACGGGTCTGCagtccaggggttggggactgcagctctagtGGCCTAAGAGGCAGACGTTTTTGAGGCTCTGGGGTTTGAGAGAGAAGATGGGAGAGGAGATCGATTTGAGAGAGATAAAGAGGGTccaggctggcatggtggctcatgcctgtaatcctggtgctctgggaggccaaggtaaaaggatcccttgagctcaggagttcaaggccagcctgagcaagagtgaggtcttgtctctgctaaaaatagaaaaaattattggggcaactaaaaataaaaaaaaaattagccaggcatggtggcacatgcctgtagttccagctactcgggaggctgaggcaagaggatcgcttgagcccaggagtgtgaggttgctgtgagctaggctgacgccatcgcactctagcccgggcaacagagcgagactctgtctccaaaaaaaaaaggggggccAGCCCCAGATCAACAGTTTCcagcaagaaaagaagaaaaggtggCAAGCAGCTTCCTGTGACAGGGCAGGGCCAGTACCCTCGGGTGCAGCTGCAGGAACTGGAGCAGAGAGCCGCCCCTCCCTGCGCTGGAATCTTCCCAGGGCCCCTCCAGTCTCTGATGGAGCCGCTAACCTCTGCTGCCTCCGGTCGGCCTGTGCTGGCAGCATCTTAGGGACTGGTGGGAGAGGCCATGTCCGTACACGGCAGGGACAGCAAGGGCTGACCCAGAGAGGTGTGGCGTTGCTGTCCAGAGCCAAGGAGAGGCATGACAACCAGGATGGCAAGAATGTTCAGGGAAACCTAGGTGGGCTACGCTTTCCACAGTGGGGCGAGATGGAGGGTGTAATTGTATTTCCGTGTTAGAACAGAGTGACCACAGATGGCACAGAGCTTGAGCATATGTGGGTCGCATGagttatccattcattcatcctgTCTCCTTTTATCTCAGAGCCtcatgagcattttttttcttctttctttctttctttctttctttctttctttctttctttctttctttccttccttccttccttccttccttccttccttccttctttctttctttctttttcttttagagatggcggtcttactatgttgcccagggttcaagtgatcctccagcctcaccaGGATACATTTTAGTGGCTTGTTTTAACAGTCTTAAGGGTTTCTGGAATGATCCTCTACTCTGTTCTGCTACTCTATTGTGGATCTTCCTCCCCTAATTTTAACAATCCTTCTGTTTATGGAGCTTTTATGGAACCGAGATGCACATGAAATCATAAACAAACAAGGTACATGCTTACTGACTGACCAAAGTCCCTGGCTTAGGATCTAGCTGTGGGGCAACAGAATCCAGGCAATCCTGTGAGCAACTGCTGAGTctggcaggcttcctggaggaggtgactcTCCCTAGCCTTCTTCCTGGGTGCCCAAGGTTACCTTTTGTATTGTGAGAGCTGCTTGGTCCTGAGTGAGTTTGCGCCGCTCCTCCTCCGGAGTCGTCAGGTCCCGCTCCTCCTCTCTTCGAATCTCTTTCATGAAGGTGGCTCGGAGCCGGCCTTGCCTGGCCCGCTCGGCCTTCTGCACCAGAAGTATGGCCTCGGTCCGGTGCATTTTTGgcaagtcctggccagagcagggGCAAAAGAGCATGGGGACATGAGGGTAAGCTCGCGCCCAAGGTGGGCAGCCGGGAGTCCCCCAGCCACCAAAGGACACACTGGGGCCATGGTCCTCCCGGAGCAGCTGGGTGCCCACATCCTGTCTTGGTGCTGGAGGGTCACAGCGAGCACAGAGGAGCCTTGCGGGTGCCAGGGATCACCGACAGAAAGAGCACTCTGAGGTGCGTAGAGAGCAGTGTCTTGGAGGGTCCCAGAGAGGGTATGGGAGGAGTCAGGGAGGGTGTCTCTCCCCTACTTACATCCATGGAGGACACCGGCTCCATTCTGGAAATGATCTCGGCTAGCATCAGCCCTCTCTCCCGCACAGCACTGGACTGCTCCAGCAAGAAGTATTTGGGGATTGAAACCTCCAGATCCGCCTTTGGGGCAATGTGGAGGAAGGAGGGCGGGAATGAAGTCTGGGCCATCCGGCTGACCCACTGCCATTCCCAGCTGCTTACACACTCCTTGGCACTGTTCCCTCCACCCTAGAGCCCTGGGGTAGGACACCTAGCAGGTTATGGGGCAGATCTCTCCAAGGCtcattcctctcttcctctgcaCCCCCCACCCACTGGAGGAATAGAATTCTAGAGGATCATGCTGGGTGGCAGTGGTCCCAAAGCTGGCTGTACATCAGAATCAACTTGGAAGCTcttaaatgcagattcctaggtCCCGCCCAGATAACCACAGCAGAATGCCAGGGCCCGGggaatctatttttgttttccaagtcCACCCCTGCAGCTGGCGGGGGAATTTGAGACTGCCTTGGTTATGGAACAGTGACTGACCCCTAACCTTGTGGGCAGGACTGGAGGCCCTGCATAAGCTCTGTGCTCTAGAACAGccatactattattattttaataggggcagggcctcactctgtcactcaggctggagttaGAGCAGCTTTCTAGAACTTGCCTGTGCACACAGATCACCTGAGGTTCTTGCTAAAGCACAGACGCAGATTTAGTGGGTCTGCGATGCGGCAGCAGTTTCTGCCTTCGTGATGGGGATgttgctggtccagggaccagaCTTTGAGGAGCAGGCCTCTGGAGGCCTGTCCCCGCCAATCCCCTGCAGTGTGTGTGTCTTCCCAGCCATTCAGGGACCTCCCAGCCTCACTCCGTCCAGCCCCCAACTTCCGCCAGGCACCTCAGTTCCTGAAGCGCTTCTCGGCCAAACTCTGGTCTCAGATCTGCCCCGCCCTCCTTCCCTTGCAGATGCGGAAATGCCAAGAATGGCCGGGAGGGGCaaggcccgccccgcccccaccccgcccctggcTGGCCGGGGCGTGGCTGGGTGTCCGCAGgggggccccgccccgccccgccccccgcgcacTGGCCCGCGTGGCTCCCGCGGCTGCGCACCGGGGTGAGCTTGAGGTCCTGCAGCACGCGGTCCAGGCAGTGGGTCTCGCACAGGTCGACGCGCACCAGCTCGTCCTTGAGCTCCAGCACGCGGCCCGCCACGCAGTCCAGCAGGCGCCGCAGCAGCCGCCGCTTCTGCGGCTGCAACATCTGGTCGTAGGCGGTGTCGAACCCGCGCAGCAGCCCCAGGTAGCGCAGGTAGAGCGAGGCGACCCTGTACTGGAAGGACTGCCGATCCCGCTCCGGCACGGGCTCGAGCAGGGGCTGCTCTCGTTCCAGCAGCTCTTGCAGGGTCGCGTGCGAGGACTCCCAGAGGCGCTGGTAAGTTCTGGAGGGAGGGCAGCGCCCACGCTCTGAGCCGCGAGCCCCCCTGGGAGTGTGAACTCGGGGTTCCAGAAGGCGTGGACATTACTCATGGGCCGAAATGGGCTGCAGGGAAGTGAGGGGCCGCAGGGGAATGGGTGGGCTTAGAGAGGGGGTGAGATCGGGTCTGCTGATGGATTAGCAGGAACAGCGGAGAAGGGGCATGACCCTGAGGGGGTTGGGAGGGCAGCCACAGGGAAGTGGGGCTCCTGTAAGGTGGGGTCTTTTGGAGTCCGGGGCAGGGGCTCCCTCCAGGTGAGGGTGCAGAACACAGATGCTGCAGGGGCCTGGATGGTGCGTGGGAGTGGGAGTGAGGGGTGAGTGTGGAGAAGGGTCCCTTCCCCAGGGCAGAGCCGTGGTTCTGGAACTAGCAGTCCCAGGGAGGCCTGCGgagtgaaagcagccacaggcgGGAGCAGCGGGTGGCCCAGCACCCCACCCCTCTCAGCCCTGCCTGTCAGGACAGGGGAGGCACTTTGCCCTTTgctcccctggccctggggaccccACTCACCCCTCAGACATGGtgcctgctcctccccacctgccctttGTGAGCTGTTGTGGAATCCACAGAACCACAGCTGGGCAGAACCGCCTGGCTTTAAGAGTTCTGACCCACTGTACCAACGTTCTAGAGCtgaggagaggggctgggtggGTGCGGGATTGGGGACACTTATCTCGTCCTGGAAGTGGTGCACCGGAGGGAGGGCGGTGGCTTCAGGCTGCCAAGTAGCAAGCTTTGGAAGGTTAGGGCAGAAGGTGGGGTCACCTGTGGCTGTTTTTCTTCTGAGGATCAAATAAAATACGTCTCTATTTGAAGTCGCCTGTGCACTGTGACGCTCTGGATATAAACTTGCCCTAAGGGCATTACTCCTCTGCTCCTGAATCAGCCTGGCCTGCTGCTCTGCACAACCTGCCTTCACTCCCTGTGGGGCTGCCAGGccgcgtgggggagggggagggaaagggagcaCCACCTTGCCGGGTCTGCTGAGCGTCACTCTGTCCCCGGGAACTAGACCGGTCAAGGATTGCCAGGCAGTGTAGTGGGTGCTGCTCAGTGGCGTCTGGGGCTCGCCCTCAGCCCTGTGTGGGTATCCCC carries:
- the DRC11L gene encoding IQ and AAA domain-containing protein 1-like, whose translation is MSEGTYQRLWESSHATLQELLEREQPLLEPVPERDRQSFQYRVASLYLRYLGLLRGFDTAYDQMLQPQKRRLLRRLLDCVAGRVLELKDELVRVDLCETHCLDRVLQDLKLTPADLEVSIPKYFLLEQSSAVRERGLMLAEIISRMEPVSSMDDLPKMHRTEAILLVQKAERARQGRLRATFMKEIRREEERDLTTPEEERRKLTQDQAALTIQKVWKGFLQRKRTQHDRQSEMEFIGMLPPANQAEHLVIMTQASVGDDIRRLHQIEKEGEFQAAMEKAHNSLRETEGPDMKEKMKEQIRQWFIECYALTGHFPDYPDESLGGSYLLFADKTPEQVRMELDMQVQESKKKEQEKNKDREKNQKEKRKQKKKGKTEKAKRGEADTTLQMLPSKSMPGITAGHEEYLSMWKNRQERAHPNQDFDSETLLEEKRKKVEQEIRVQVDELMRQELRKLRLAVDREEERSLKPPKKKPGKKTGKKKKGKDLTPDRSVDSLFEELVFFGILKKSESVALKDYIGDYLYLGSTLTLANKLPMPSLFDIRQNVALYAVLRLGSPDIHAMAPLIRSLLLVGPSGMGKKMLVKAVCTETGANLFDLSPGNLIGKYPGKTGAQLMVHMVFKVARLLQPSVIWIGNAEKNFYRKVPKEDREIDPKRIKKDLAKALRLLVPGDRVMLIGTTARPQLADLRGLCRIYERILLMPRPDYASRYVLWKHMIEARGFEVTQSVDISALAKVSDGYTPGHILQAVQSVLSERRLLQVVKRPLVASEFLGYLAKLDPVYREEEESMKDWYFKTPLGKKNMQLSKDQLEAEEIKVAKEKKRK